From the Maioricimonas rarisocia genome, one window contains:
- a CDS encoding DUF58 domain-containing protein, producing the protein MTASSSPITSEMLARLSGLELRARVLVEGYLAGLHRSPHEGFSVEFAEHREYVPGDDLRYLDWKVFGKRDRYYLKQFEAETTFTCHLLVDLSESMAFRSSDAALSKADYAKCLAAAIASVVLRQQDAVGLTIFDSGIRNELPVSGKRSQLQEVIRRLEDSEPSGESAIGDVLHDIARRLGRRSVVIVISDLFDEPDHIAAGLQHLRFQRHDLSVLQVIDPAEAEFPFDEPARFLGLEDQQEEFIEPRLIREAYLEEFTAARRRIESACHAIQGDYVLASTDDPADRVLSRFISHRDGGERR; encoded by the coding sequence ATGACCGCCTCATCCTCGCCGATCACGTCCGAGATGCTGGCCCGACTCTCGGGGCTCGAACTGCGGGCCCGCGTGCTGGTCGAAGGGTATCTGGCCGGACTGCACCGCAGCCCGCATGAAGGCTTCTCGGTCGAATTCGCCGAACACCGCGAGTACGTCCCGGGCGACGACCTGCGATACCTGGACTGGAAAGTCTTCGGCAAGCGGGACCGCTACTACCTCAAACAGTTCGAGGCCGAGACGACCTTCACCTGCCATCTGCTGGTCGACCTCAGCGAGTCGATGGCGTTCCGCTCCAGCGATGCCGCTCTTTCCAAAGCCGACTACGCCAAGTGCCTCGCTGCGGCGATCGCCTCGGTTGTGCTGCGGCAGCAGGATGCCGTCGGGCTGACGATCTTCGACTCCGGAATCCGGAACGAACTTCCCGTCAGCGGCAAGCGTTCGCAGCTTCAGGAAGTAATTCGACGTCTCGAAGATTCGGAGCCGTCAGGAGAATCGGCGATCGGCGATGTCCTGCACGACATCGCCCGACGACTCGGTCGCCGCAGCGTCGTCATCGTCATCAGTGACCTGTTCGACGAACCGGATCACATTGCCGCGGGACTGCAGCACCTTCGCTTTCAGCGGCACGACCTGAGTGTGCTGCAGGTGATCGATCCGGCCGAAGCGGAGTTTCCATTTGATGAGCCGGCCCGCTTTCTCGGTCTGGAAGACCAACAGGAGGAGTTCATCGAGCCGCGGCTGATTCGCGAAGCGTACCTCGAAGAGTTCACCGCCGCCCGCCGCAGAATCGAATCCGCCTGTCACGCCATCCAGGGGGACTACGTGCTGGCGTCGACGGACGATCCAGCCGACCGCGTCCTCTCGCGATTCATTTCGCACCGGGACGGAGGTGAGCGTCGATGA
- a CDS encoding AAA family ATPase: MTDDAAPPQTPPVDLESVRRLTRANEEITSALSQVIVGQKQVVEQLLVSILAGGHCLLIGVPGLAKTLVVRSLAEVLGLSFNRIQFTPDLMPADITGTDVIQEDRSTGTRDLRFLQGPVFANVVLADEINRTPPKTQAALLEAMQEHQVTVGGQRHRLPEPFFVLATQNPIEQEGTYPLPEAQQDRFMFEIRVDYPTEDEEFDIVRQTTSRAPRDLTAVLSPEELRQLQETVRQVPVADHVIRYALALARLTRVTADDAPDFIRQYVTWGAGPRASQYLILGAKAYAALHGQPSAGVEDVRAVAHPVLRHRIITNYNAEADQVSTDDIIDRLIEQTPTHGAEAAVLERLPQMFRKSS, from the coding sequence GTGACCGATGACGCCGCACCGCCGCAGACTCCCCCCGTCGACCTCGAGTCCGTTCGACGCCTGACGCGGGCGAACGAAGAGATTACTTCCGCCCTCTCGCAGGTGATCGTCGGCCAGAAGCAGGTCGTCGAACAGCTTCTCGTCTCGATTCTGGCAGGGGGCCACTGCCTGCTGATCGGCGTCCCCGGCCTGGCCAAGACGCTGGTCGTCCGATCGCTTGCCGAAGTGCTCGGACTCTCCTTTAACCGCATCCAGTTCACCCCCGACCTGATGCCGGCCGACATCACCGGCACCGATGTCATTCAGGAAGACCGCTCGACCGGCACCCGTGACCTGCGGTTCCTGCAGGGGCCCGTCTTCGCCAATGTCGTCCTCGCCGACGAGATCAACCGCACACCGCCCAAGACGCAGGCGGCCCTGCTCGAAGCGATGCAGGAACATCAGGTGACCGTCGGTGGTCAGCGGCACCGGTTGCCCGAACCGTTCTTCGTCCTCGCCACGCAGAATCCGATCGAGCAGGAAGGAACCTACCCGTTGCCCGAAGCGCAACAGGACCGCTTCATGTTCGAAATCCGGGTCGACTATCCGACCGAAGACGAGGAGTTCGACATCGTGCGGCAGACCACCAGCCGCGCTCCTCGTGACCTGACGGCGGTCCTCTCGCCGGAGGAACTGCGTCAGCTGCAGGAGACCGTCCGGCAGGTCCCCGTCGCAGACCACGTGATCCGCTATGCGCTCGCACTGGCCCGGCTGACCCGCGTCACCGCCGACGATGCTCCGGACTTCATCCGGCAGTATGTGACCTGGGGAGCCGGTCCCCGCGCCAGCCAGTACCTGATTCTCGGCGCGAAGGCGTACGCGGCGCTGCACGGCCAGCCTTCCGCCGGAGTCGAGGACGTGCGGGCGGTGGCTCACCCGGTCCTCCGCCACCGCATCATCACGAACTACAATGCCGAGGCAGACCAGGTCTCGACGGACGACATCATCGACCGGTTGATCGAGCAGACGCCGACACACGGTGCGGAAGCCGCCGTCCTCGAACGGTTGCCGCAGATGTTCCGGAAGTCGTCGTGA
- a CDS encoding sulfatase family protein — MRRIPTLLLTLITFVLAGASLARAAERPNILFIFTDDQAPWALGKSGDPNARTPHLDRLFREGAYLTNNFTVTPVCSPSRTSLISSRYGTEMGITDWINSRNEPDLGLDPSTPVWPRLLHDAGYQTALIGKWHLGVLDKYHPTQFGYDDFMGIREGGTSPVNPRLEVNGKMQTVRGYTPDILTDETIRWLRLRDPKQGPFAISLHYRAPHARWLPVRDEDWAPFENLDPQIPNPDFPKLDTERVRRMTREYLASTASVDRNVGKLLEELRVLGVEDNTVVIFSSDHGYNMGHNGIWHKGNGHWVLTEPPAPTSNIPKGQRPNMYDHSIRVPTAVRWPGVTSPGTVIAETTSNLDWFPTLLEMAGVELPEGVVIRGRSIVPLLKGQVPDDWDNDFYAEYSTHHQSRTHMRMYRTPKWKLVRDFLNPERDELYNLEDDPAEAHNLIADSSPQVKQVIDELHEKILQRMREIDDPVLETLER, encoded by the coding sequence GTGCGCCGCATCCCAACGTTACTGCTGACACTGATTACGTTCGTCCTTGCGGGAGCCTCTCTGGCCCGGGCGGCAGAACGTCCGAACATCCTCTTCATCTTCACCGACGACCAGGCCCCCTGGGCCCTCGGCAAGTCGGGAGATCCCAACGCCCGCACGCCCCACCTGGACCGGCTGTTCCGCGAAGGGGCGTACCTGACGAACAACTTCACCGTCACCCCCGTCTGCAGCCCGTCCCGCACGAGCCTGATCAGCAGCCGATACGGCACCGAAATGGGAATCACCGACTGGATCAACTCCCGCAACGAACCGGATCTCGGCCTCGATCCGTCCACGCCCGTCTGGCCGCGACTGCTGCACGATGCCGGCTATCAGACGGCCCTCATCGGCAAATGGCATCTGGGAGTGCTCGACAAGTACCACCCGACGCAGTTCGGCTACGACGACTTCATGGGGATCCGCGAAGGAGGCACGAGCCCGGTCAATCCGCGACTCGAAGTGAACGGCAAGATGCAGACGGTGCGGGGCTACACGCCCGACATCCTCACCGACGAAACCATCCGCTGGCTTCGATTGCGCGATCCGAAGCAGGGCCCGTTCGCCATCTCGCTCCACTACCGTGCCCCCCATGCTCGCTGGCTCCCGGTCCGGGACGAAGACTGGGCCCCCTTCGAGAACCTCGACCCGCAGATTCCCAATCCCGACTTCCCGAAGCTCGATACCGAGCGGGTTCGCCGGATGACGCGCGAGTACCTGGCGAGCACCGCCAGTGTCGACCGCAACGTCGGCAAGCTGCTCGAAGAACTCCGCGTGCTTGGCGTCGAAGACAACACCGTCGTCATCTTCAGCAGCGACCACGGGTACAACATGGGCCACAACGGCATCTGGCACAAAGGGAATGGCCACTGGGTGCTCACCGAACCTCCCGCACCCACCAGCAACATTCCCAAGGGCCAGCGCCCCAACATGTATGACCATTCGATCCGGGTCCCGACCGCCGTCCGCTGGCCTGGCGTGACCAGCCCCGGCACCGTCATCGCGGAAACGACCTCGAACCTCGACTGGTTCCCGACGCTGCTCGAGATGGCCGGCGTCGAGCTGCCCGAGGGCGTCGTCATCCGCGGACGCAGCATCGTTCCACTGCTGAAGGGACAGGTCCCCGACGACTGGGACAACGATTTCTACGCCGAGTACAGCACGCATCACCAGTCCCGCACACACATGCGGATGTACCGCACGCCGAAGTGGAAGCTCGTTCGCGACTTCCTCAACCCCGAGCGGGACGAACTGTACAACCTCGAAGATGATCCCGCCGAAGCGCACAACCTGATCGCCGACAGCTCACCTCAGGTGAAGCAGGTGATCGACGAGCTGCACGAAAAGATCCTGCAGCGGATGCGTGAAATTGACGATCCGGTCCTCGAGACCCTCGAACGCTAA
- a CDS encoding diacylglycerol kinase produces the protein MSGPVASTTDRSTASLPRRPRPPWRQHLIDAERGFAFGLRNNSAFAMHFFCMCVVTATATVLGLTPLEWGVVILAVTLVLSAELFHQVLRVLWKDAGPHLPGDARYAVQMGTAAVLVTLCGATTTVIVIFASRIIAMFSGG, from the coding sequence ATGTCGGGCCCTGTTGCTTCCACTACCGACCGTTCGACCGCCTCCTTGCCGCGACGTCCGCGGCCTCCGTGGCGGCAGCATCTGATTGACGCCGAGCGCGGCTTCGCCTTCGGACTGCGCAACAACAGCGCGTTCGCGATGCACTTCTTCTGCATGTGCGTCGTGACGGCGACCGCCACAGTGCTCGGTCTCACTCCCCTGGAGTGGGGTGTGGTCATCCTGGCAGTCACCCTGGTCCTCAGTGCCGAACTGTTTCACCAGGTGCTCCGGGTCCTGTGGAAAGATGCGGGACCGCACCTGCCCGGCGACGCCCGCTACGCGGTCCAGATGGGAACAGCCGCCGTGCTCGTCACTCTCTGCGGCGCCACGACAACGGTGATCGTGATCTTCGCGAGTCGAATCATCGCGATGTTCAGCGGCGGGTGA